CTGCGCAAGCTGGGGCTGCGCAACTCCGAGTTCACGGACGAGCTGTGCGCGGTGCTGCCCAAGTCGAAGATCCTGGCCCAGATTGAAGAGCTGGATCTGTCCATGGGCACGATGAGCGACACGGGCGCGGACACGCTGGCCCAGAACGCCAAGGCCTTCGGGCACCTCAAGGCGCTGGACGTCACCCAGAACTTCCTCACGAAGGCGGGGCAGAAGACCGTGGCCAACGTCGCGAAGTCGGTGGCGAGCGGTAACCAGCGCACGCCCTACGACGAGGAGTCGCGCTACGCCGCCGTGGGCGAGTAGCCCGTCTCCATGCCGTCCGCCGCGCCGCCGTTCCTGATCATCGGCAACCCCGGGAACCGGCGCGTCACGCTCTTCCAGGAGGCCCTGGTCCGCGCCGGGCTGCCTCCCGCGCACGTGGTGGCGTGGGAGACGGTGGCTCGCGCGCCCGATACCCTCCTGGAGCTCCCCGACACGGAGCGCATCGTCCGCATCGACGCGGCGGGGGAGGACGCGGCCGTGGAGCGCGCCTTCCTCCAGCGCGGCTTCACGGATGCGCTCGGCGCGGGCTGCGACACCGTGGCGCCCGAGCAACTGGATGCATTGCCGGATGAGCACGGCCGCGTGCTGTGCCCCCGGCAGCATCACCTGGGTTTCCTGCGCGTGCTGGAGGACTTGTCCGACAGGTTCGCGCAGCGTCCCCGATGGCGCGTGTTGTCCTCACCCCGCGCCATCGCGGACCTGTTCGACAAGCGCATCACGTCACGCCGGTACGCGAGCCTGGGCATCCCCGTGCCGCCGTTCCTGGACGTGGCTCCGGGCACGACACCGGAAGCCCTGCGCCAGGCGTTGCGAGAAGCGAGCTTCCGCGAGGCGTTCGTGAAGCTGTCCTGCGGTTCGTCCGCGTCGTGCCTCGCCGTGTACCGGCCTGGGCTGGCGCAAGGCTCGTTGCTCACCAGCCTGCACCGGGGCGCCACCGGCTGGTTCAACTCCCTCAAGGTGCGCCGTGTGACGGACGCTCGGGAGGTGGACGCGGTGCTGTCCTTCCTCCTGCGCGAAGGCTCACAGGTGGAGGAGGCCCGGCCCAAGGCCCGGCTGGGAGGGGACCTGTTCGACTGCCGCGTCCTCACCGTGCGCGGCGAGCCCGTCTTCACCGTCGTGCGCCAGAGCCGCCTGCCCATCACCAACCTGCACCTGGGCGGCTACCGGGGAGACCTGGACGCCTTCCACGCGGCGGTGCCACCCGCCGAACTGGAGGCCGCGATGGAGAGCTGCCGCGCCGTGGCCCGCGCGCACGACTGCCTCCACGTGGGCATCGACCTGATGTTCGAGGACTTCTTCCACGGCCACCGGGTGCTGGAGGCGAACGCCTTCGGGGACCTGCTCCCCGGCCTCACGCGCGACGGCCTGTCCGTCTACGACTGGGAGATCCGCGAAGCGCTGCGCTGAGCCCCGCCCGTCCACAGCCGCGTCGCCGGTACGCGCTCCAGCAGCCCGGATCCGAACACGCGATCCAGCTCCAGGTACTCCAGGTGCACGTAGCCGATGTGACACCCGCACGTGTCCTTCGAGCACGGGCGCGGCTTCAACGCCGCGTCGAAGTCCGGCGCGTAGAGGTTGCCCAGCGGTTCCTTGATGAAGTGGCACCGGTACGCGGTGCCGTCACCGTCCACGGACAGCACGGACTCGCCGCCACGGCAGGCCCGGCCCCGGCTGGGGTGACGGGTGTTGTTGATGGGGAAGAGCGGGTCGATTCGGGTGAAGCGCTCCACGTCTTCGGACGTGTACGCGTCCAGGCCGTCCTTCACCGCGTTGATCCACAGGTACGTGTCCTCGGGGAGTTCGCGGCGCAGGGCCTCGGCTTCGTCCGCGAAGCGCCGGAAGCCCACCATGCCCGCGCTGTGCCGCACGCCGTGCTCCGACAGCCGCTCGCACTGCGCGAGGAAGCGCGCACGCTTCATCCACTCCGGATGGTACGTGGCCCAGATGCCCAGCTTCTCCGTGCGGCAGTCCGTGAGCCAATCCAGCCGGCAGGAGAGGTTCGTCTGCACCGCCGCGCGCTCCACGTGGGGCAGGTGCGTCAGCCGCGCCAGGGCCTGCTGATACCAGGGCCAGATGAGCGCCTCGCCCCACGGCGTGAAGAACACGGACACGGTGTCCTGCGTGCGCGACTCCACCCACTGGAGGAACCGCTCCAGGTCCGCGCGGTCCTTCGTCAGCTCCTCCTCGCTCTGCTTCCACTTGCCGAAGGGGCAGTACTCGCAGCCGTAGTTACAGCCGGACAGCGGGCCCCGGTAGAGCACGGTGAGCTTCATCGCCAGGCGTACTCCGCCATGCGCGCGCGCACGGCCTCGGAGTCCAGCCAGGGACCAATCAAGTCGGAGCGCTCCACGCCCGCGGGAGTGAGCTGGAACACGCCGTCCACGTCGCGCGCCAGCCCGTGCGCCTCCAGTTCCGCGAGCATCGGGAAGTCCGCCTTCGCCTCCGTACCGAAGCGCTGGCGGTACACACCCGGGTCCACGCCCTCCGCCAGCAGCGACAACACCAGGTGCCGGTGGCGCTGCTCGGCCGCGTCCAGCACGAAGCCGTAGCGCACCTCACCGAAGGAGGCCGTGTCCCGTTCGCTGTACGCCTGGATGATGCCGCGCACCTCTCGCGAGGCCACCGCGTACTCGGTCGAGTAGTGGACCGCGCCCGTGTAAGAGCGCGCCCCCACGCCCAGGCCCACCATGCCGTCCTCCTGACAGCGATACACCGCGCCGCGAGCCGCGGGAGCATGCGCCGCGCGGAACATCCGCATGGACACCTGCGTGTAGCCGCGCGACAGGAGGAAGTCCCGGCCGGTCCGGTAGAGCGACAGCCGCAGGTCGTCCCACGCGCGCGACTTCTTGCCCAGGAACGTGAGGGGCCGCACGTAGAGCGGGTAGAGGTACAGCTCCTCCGGCGCGTACCGCAGCGCCGCCTCCAACGAGTGGAGGAACGTCTCCACCGTCTGGCCTTCGATGCCGTAGATGAGGTCCAGGTTGAGCGTGGGGAAGCCCGCGCTCCGCAGCAGATCCAACGTGGCCTCCACCTGCGCCGTCTTCTGCGGCCGCTTCACCGCGGCGACCTCCGACTCCAGGAAGCTCTGCACGCCCATGCTCACCCGGTCCACGCCCCGGGCCTTCAAGAGCGCGACCTTGTCCGCGTCCACCGTCTCCGGCGACACCTCCACGGACATGGGCACGTCGCGCGGGTTCACGCCCAGCTCCGCCGCCAGGTCGAACACCGTCTCCAGCCCCGCGACGTCCAGCAGGGTGGGGGTGCCACCGCCAATGGCGGCCCGAGCGAACGTCGACGGCCCCAACGCCTCCTTCACCCGGCGGGCCTCGCGCTTCAGCGCGGCGAGCCACGCTTCGACGACGTCCTCCTTCGGGCCCGCGGCGGTGAAGAGGTTGCAGAACCCGCAGCGCATCTCGCAGAAGGGCACGTGCAGGTAGAGGAACAGCGCGTCCCGCCGCTCCTTCGCCCAGACGTCCTCCAACGGCAGCGCGGGCGTGAGCGGGCGGTACGCCGTCTTGTGCGGGTAGCCGTACAGGTACGCCACGTACGGCGTCCCTTCGAGCATCGACTCCAGGCGCGTCATGGCGCGGAGTCTACCGGCAGCACGAACTGGCCATAGGGCACCGTCCACACCACCGGGTGCCCCAGCCGGTGCCCCGTGTAGCCGTCCTCGCCGTACGCCGTGCCGTGGTCCGAGCACACGATGCAGAACGCCGGGCCGCGCCGTCGCAGCGCCTGGAACAGGGGCGGCAGCTGACTGTCCACGTACGCCAGCGCCGCCGCGTGCGTCGCCTTGGAGTCCTCCGTTGCCCCGGGCACGTAGTGCCGGTTGGGCTGGTGCAGCGCGGAGACGTTGATGAACAGGAACACCCGCTGCTCCCGGGGCAGCGACCCCAGGATTTTCACTGCGAGTGATGCCTGATTTTCCGTGGATTGGGGGTCGGTGACGCCCAGTTCCGGGGCCCAGTGCGCCTCGGAGAAGAGGCCTGGGAGGACGCGGCCCAAGGGGTTCTTCTGGTTGAAGAACCCCGTCCCGCCAATACACACCGTGTGATAGCCGCGCCCGGCCAGGCCCGTGACGAGGTCCGGCGCGTCCAGCACGCAGGTGCCGGGGCCTGTCGTCTCGCTGCCCTCGAAGCGCAGGGCGAAGGGGCGCGAGTGCCGGCCCGGAGTGACAGGGGTGGGGAGGAAGCCCGCGAAGAAGGCCTGGTGCGCGGCGTAGGTGAAGCTCGCCGGGGTGTGCCGCTCCTCCCACCGGCCGCCGGGCAGCAGCGCGGCCAGGGTGGGGGTGCGGCCTGCTTCCAACTCCTCCCGCGCCACGTCGTAGCGGAGCGTGTCCAGCGTGAGGAAGAGCAGGTCGTGCGTGCCGACCAGCGCGTTCAGGTCATGCATGCGGACAAGGCGGGGCGGGGAGGGGACCTCATCGATGGGAGGTCCCATACCCCGCCCGGGACGGCGGGACTACGACATCGGGACGGTCTCGGCCGGGGGGCGCGGCTGCGCCGGGGCCGGGGTCCGCGGCTGCGCCGGGGCGGCGGCCTCGGGCGGCATGGACTCGAGCGGGCGGCGCGCGGCGTTGGGGTTCCGGGTGTCCACGGTCGAGTTGTAGAGCGTCGTGGCGAAGGTCTGCTGCCCGTTGGTGGACAGCGTGCGGAAGGCGCGGTCCAGCGCCTGCTGGC
The sequence above is a segment of the Corallococcus exiguus genome. Coding sequences within it:
- a CDS encoding STM4013/SEN3800 family hydrolase, which produces MHDLNALVGTHDLLFLTLDTLRYDVAREELEAGRTPTLAALLPGGRWEERHTPASFTYAAHQAFFAGFLPTPVTPGRHSRPFALRFEGSETTGPGTCVLDAPDLVTGLAGRGYHTVCIGGTGFFNQKNPLGRVLPGLFSEAHWAPELGVTDPQSTENQASLAVKILGSLPREQRVFLFINVSALHQPNRHYVPGATEDSKATHAAALAYVDSQLPPLFQALRRRGPAFCIVCSDHGTAYGEDGYTGHRLGHPVVWTVPYGQFVLPVDSAP
- a CDS encoding STM4012 family radical SAM protein; its protein translation is MTRLESMLEGTPYVAYLYGYPHKTAYRPLTPALPLEDVWAKERRDALFLYLHVPFCEMRCGFCNLFTAAGPKEDVVEAWLAALKREARRVKEALGPSTFARAAIGGGTPTLLDVAGLETVFDLAAELGVNPRDVPMSVEVSPETVDADKVALLKARGVDRVSMGVQSFLESEVAAVKRPQKTAQVEATLDLLRSAGFPTLNLDLIYGIEGQTVETFLHSLEAALRYAPEELYLYPLYVRPLTFLGKKSRAWDDLRLSLYRTGRDFLLSRGYTQVSMRMFRAAHAPAARGAVYRCQEDGMVGLGVGARSYTGAVHYSTEYAVASREVRGIIQAYSERDTASFGEVRYGFVLDAAEQRHRHLVLSLLAEGVDPGVYRQRFGTEAKADFPMLAELEAHGLARDVDGVFQLTPAGVERSDLIGPWLDSEAVRARMAEYAWR
- a CDS encoding STM4011 family radical SAM protein, which produces MKLTVLYRGPLSGCNYGCEYCPFGKWKQSEEELTKDRADLERFLQWVESRTQDTVSVFFTPWGEALIWPWYQQALARLTHLPHVERAAVQTNLSCRLDWLTDCRTEKLGIWATYHPEWMKRARFLAQCERLSEHGVRHSAGMVGFRRFADEAEALRRELPEDTYLWINAVKDGLDAYTSEDVERFTRIDPLFPINNTRHPSRGRACRGGESVLSVDGDGTAYRCHFIKEPLGNLYAPDFDAALKPRPCSKDTCGCHIGYVHLEYLELDRVFGSGLLERVPATRLWTGGAQRSASRISQS
- a CDS encoding STM4014 family protein, with the translated sequence MPSAAPPFLIIGNPGNRRVTLFQEALVRAGLPPAHVVAWETVARAPDTLLELPDTERIVRIDAAGEDAAVERAFLQRGFTDALGAGCDTVAPEQLDALPDEHGRVLCPRQHHLGFLRVLEDLSDRFAQRPRWRVLSSPRAIADLFDKRITSRRYASLGIPVPPFLDVAPGTTPEALRQALREASFREAFVKLSCGSSASCLAVYRPGLAQGSLLTSLHRGATGWFNSLKVRRVTDAREVDAVLSFLLREGSQVEEARPKARLGGDLFDCRVLTVRGEPVFTVVRQSRLPITNLHLGGYRGDLDAFHAAVPPAELEAAMESCRAVARAHDCLHVGIDLMFEDFFHGHRVLEANAFGDLLPGLTRDGLSVYDWEIREALR